A stretch of the Thermococcus sp. genome encodes the following:
- a CDS encoding S-layer protein encodes MKVKKIAALVVGAAMVGATIGFASAQPTVPNIPKGFFVKNGQPNVKIVVGSQGAAMDVASAADIAVALGTLLYTEKNVSVTNTSVVVKQDTAYNPPNIPVFDNTYKGNYQVGENLANVPNWWNGGFDSNGNPIFNANFSSSAWAGGVFTNGWNVLVPSGIEWKSGNYWVDPNGNVHNANDVYLHYNIHIGKVELKQIAEDNVDFTNIDDFNTFTLVVDDVVANVSFSLNAYNASVYDPVLGEVGTTYTLSDLQPSGYSLYQSGVISGVTVGDTLNLFGKTVKILDIQNNSIEYGNDWGATYINAGTSKAFGNYTVKVLDIDVNQIKALLEISGPAGSWKITLNKGQTWTSPDNGIRVTLDDTFIGIGGTTSAEVSVQTNINYIQNGQEFIPGWIAEFGVQNDKLMWFALKNENQLTGNEINLFNTYIMKYSANIMEKQNPSNDKTYAAMSAYVTINPIKPQYTTQTLNVGDTLGGWTIDQITATPNPAQAAVVSKVTTPITVLDTEVMKEGLNKVDSNLILIGGPVVNSVTAALADKLGIPANYTGWKSKYGTGASSGVVLYKAQCPTIGGYGVVLVAGTDRQGTKAAAEALMEYLAGLH; translated from the coding sequence ATGAAAGTGAAGAAGATCGCGGCGCTCGTAGTTGGTGCCGCTATGGTTGGAGCCACCATCGGCTTTGCCAGCGCCCAGCCGACCGTTCCAAACATACCAAAGGGCTTCTTTGTTAAAAACGGACAGCCGAACGTTAAAATCGTAGTCGGCAGCCAGGGAGCTGCTATGGACGTTGCCAGTGCCGCTGACATTGCAGTCGCCTTGGGAACCCTTCTCTACACCGAGAAGAATGTCAGCGTTACGAACACCAGTGTGGTTGTCAAACAGGACACCGCTTACAACCCGCCCAACATCCCGGTGTTTGACAACACCTACAAGGGCAACTACCAAGTCGGGGAGAACCTCGCCAACGTTCCCAACTGGTGGAACGGAGGATTCGACTCCAACGGCAACCCCATCTTCAACGCCAACTTCTCCAGCTCGGCTTGGGCTGGTGGCGTTTTCACCAACGGATGGAACGTCCTCGTCCCAAGTGGCATTGAGTGGAAGAGTGGCAATTACTGGGTTGATCCGAACGGCAACGTTCACAACGCCAATGATGTTTACCTCCACTACAACATCCACATAGGGAAGGTTGAACTTAAGCAGATAGCTGAGGACAATGTGGACTTCACCAACATCGATGACTTCAACACGTTCACCCTCGTCGTTGACGACGTCGTTGCCAACGTCAGCTTTAGCCTCAACGCCTATAATGCATCTGTGTACGACCCCGTCCTTGGTGAGGTTGGAACCACCTACACCCTAAGCGACCTCCAGCCTTCAGGCTACAGCCTATACCAGAGCGGTGTTATCTCGGGCGTTACTGTTGGGGACACCCTCAACCTCTTTGGAAAGACCGTCAAGATCCTTGACATCCAGAACAACAGCATCGAGTACGGCAACGACTGGGGCGCCACCTACATCAACGCCGGTACTAGCAAGGCCTTTGGCAACTACACCGTCAAGGTTCTCGATATCGACGTTAACCAGATCAAGGCCCTCCTTGAGATATCCGGCCCCGCCGGGAGCTGGAAGATCACACTCAACAAGGGGCAAACTTGGACCTCACCTGACAACGGCATAAGGGTCACCCTCGACGACACCTTCATCGGTATCGGCGGTACCACCAGTGCGGAGGTTTCAGTCCAGACCAACATAAACTACATCCAGAACGGCCAGGAATTCATCCCAGGATGGATAGCCGAGTTCGGCGTCCAGAACGACAAGCTCATGTGGTTTGCCCTCAAGAACGAGAACCAGCTTACTGGAAACGAAATCAACCTCTTCAACACCTACATCATGAAGTACAGCGCCAACATTATGGAGAAGCAGAACCCGAGCAACGACAAGACCTATGCCGCCATGAGTGCCTACGTTACAATTAACCCGATAAAGCCGCAGTACACCACCCAGACCCTTAATGTCGGTGACACCCTTGGTGGCTGGACCATTGACCAGATAACAGCCACGCCCAACCCGGCTCAGGCCGCCGTCGTCAGCAAGGTCACCACTCCGATAACCGTCCTTGACACCGAGGTTATGAAAGAGGGACTCAACAAGGTTGACAGCAACCTCATCCTTATCGGTGGTCCGGTCGTTAACAGCGTCACCGCTGCCCTCGCTGACAAGCTCGGAATCCCGGCCAACTACACCGGCTGGAAGAGCAAGTACGGCACCGGCGCCAGCAGTGGTGTTGTTCTCTACAAGGCCCAGTGCCCGACCATCGGCGGTTACGGAGTTGTCCTCGTCGCTGGTACCGACAGGCAGGGCACCAAGGCCGCTGCCGAGGCTCTTATGGAGTACCTCGCTGGCCTTCACTGA
- a CDS encoding radical SAM protein, which produces MRVVIVDGYTDEPAGLGVPPYLGIYPRYAYGAVKKAVKNAGVFYLTIDDLRATFEGERGVATKNKTPNFPKTRKVLETADIIVYIGGLHTPGKYLSAVPSQVVEVVKFLKPFEGVKILGGPAFMGSAHQGGVRITSQELFLAQEVFDHIVYGDLEAFLFDYLNNPKDADPFRFRDYNELRDYAIIGANVVRQFPDFPDFVIVEIETQRGCPKAMGIGGCSFCTEPVRYRTVEDRPIEDVVAEVKALYDLGVRNFRVGRQSCIFSYMATPNGRVPIPNPEAIERLFAGIRSVAPEVKTLHVDNANPAVIANYPKESIRIAKALIKYGTPGNVVAFGLESADPKVAKLNNLNATAEEAYEATRILNDVGGKRGHNGMPWLLPGINIIFGLPGETKKSYELTFQFLKRLLNDGLMVRRINIRQVVVFPGTPLWNMRDKVKTEKHKRLVQHYKHKIRHEIDLPMLKRVVPVGTILRDVRAEVFEDGLTYGRQIGSYPLIVGMPKQVPLNRFYNVLIVGHGFRSITGLPAPINVNQESVRVLQYLPGVGKRNSVRIISSRPLRTIDEFFRIVGEDKREILERVIEV; this is translated from the coding sequence ATGCGGGTGGTGATAGTTGACGGGTACACCGACGAACCAGCGGGACTTGGGGTTCCCCCTTATCTCGGAATATATCCCAGATACGCCTATGGTGCGGTAAAAAAGGCAGTAAAAAATGCGGGGGTTTTCTACCTTACAATAGATGACCTCAGGGCAACTTTTGAAGGTGAGAGGGGAGTTGCCACAAAGAACAAGACTCCCAACTTCCCGAAGACGAGAAAAGTACTCGAAACGGCAGACATTATCGTTTACATAGGCGGCCTCCATACACCGGGTAAGTACCTCTCGGCAGTTCCCTCCCAGGTGGTAGAAGTTGTCAAGTTTTTAAAGCCGTTTGAGGGTGTTAAAATCCTCGGGGGACCGGCTTTCATGGGTTCCGCCCATCAGGGTGGGGTCAGGATAACCTCCCAAGAGCTCTTCCTAGCACAGGAGGTTTTTGATCATATTGTTTACGGCGACCTCGAAGCGTTTCTATTCGACTATCTGAACAACCCGAAGGACGCTGATCCCTTTAGATTCAGGGACTACAACGAACTAAGGGATTATGCAATTATTGGAGCCAATGTTGTCAGGCAGTTCCCCGACTTTCCAGACTTCGTCATAGTCGAGATAGAAACCCAGCGCGGCTGTCCAAAGGCCATGGGCATAGGCGGCTGCTCCTTCTGCACCGAACCCGTTCGCTACAGAACTGTTGAGGACAGACCCATTGAGGACGTCGTTGCGGAGGTCAAAGCCCTCTACGACCTCGGTGTGAGAAACTTCCGCGTCGGCAGACAGAGTTGCATATTCTCTTACATGGCAACGCCGAACGGAAGGGTCCCAATTCCAAATCCCGAGGCAATAGAGCGGCTCTTCGCTGGGATACGCTCCGTTGCACCGGAGGTTAAAACCCTCCATGTGGATAACGCTAACCCCGCTGTAATAGCCAACTATCCCAAGGAGAGCATCCGGATAGCCAAGGCACTCATCAAATATGGAACACCGGGAAACGTCGTTGCCTTCGGTCTTGAAAGCGCGGACCCAAAGGTAGCAAAGCTCAACAACCTAAACGCGACGGCAGAAGAGGCGTACGAAGCCACCAGAATACTGAACGATGTAGGTGGTAAAAGGGGTCACAACGGGATGCCTTGGCTTCTCCCGGGTATAAACATCATCTTCGGCCTTCCAGGTGAGACGAAGAAAAGTTATGAACTTACTTTCCAGTTCCTAAAGAGGCTCCTCAACGACGGCTTGATGGTGAGGCGCATAAACATCCGTCAGGTGGTGGTCTTTCCGGGAACCCCCCTCTGGAACATGCGGGATAAAGTTAAAACGGAGAAGCACAAAAGGCTCGTTCAGCACTACAAGCATAAAATACGGCACGAAATAGATTTGCCGATGCTCAAACGCGTTGTTCCCGTTGGGACGATTTTGAGGGATGTCCGTGCCGAGGTCTTTGAGGATGGTCTCACCTACGGAAGGCAGATAGGAAGTTACCCCCTCATCGTTGGCATGCCAAAGCAAGTTCCTCTTAACAGGTTCTACAACGTTCTCATAGTGGGGCACGGATTCAGGAGTATAACCGGGCTACCAGCCCCCATAAACGTGAACCAGGAAAGTGTCCGGGTTCTCCAGTACCTCCCCGGAGTTGGTAAAAGGAATTCTGTGAGGATCATATCCAGCAGGCCCCTACGAACCATCGACGAGTTCTTCAGAATAGTAGGGGAGGATAAAAGGGAGATACTAGAAAGGGTCATCGAAGTGTGA
- a CDS encoding ferritin family protein: MPEFSENERSRLQEMILSLSRLDGRSLLSYWITSEIEVAKTYNDLAKRVMEYGWDPRIPRLFQELARESLEHAEILLEEYRRTYDNAPLIKPGIPSIRIEFSLEKLKNYLRNGRLVDLVAVLMESEELASEVYRYLTENSNGSSTEMFRRLADNENDRYLRLKTLMDYLQGG, encoded by the coding sequence ATGCCTGAGTTCTCAGAGAATGAACGGAGCCGCCTCCAGGAGATGATACTGAGTTTGAGCAGACTCGACGGGAGGTCACTTCTGTCGTACTGGATAACCTCTGAGATTGAGGTGGCCAAAACCTACAACGATCTTGCAAAGAGGGTTATGGAATACGGGTGGGACCCAAGAATTCCCAGGCTCTTCCAGGAGCTGGCCCGAGAGAGCCTGGAGCACGCGGAGATACTCCTCGAGGAGTACAGGCGCACCTATGATAACGCTCCTCTCATAAAGCCAGGGATACCGAGCATCAGGATTGAGTTTTCCCTTGAGAAGCTGAAGAACTACCTGCGCAACGGGCGCCTTGTGGACCTCGTGGCCGTTCTAATGGAAAGCGAAGAGCTGGCTAGTGAAGTTTATAGATATCTAACTGAGAACTCTAATGGAAGTTCAACCGAGATGTTCAGGAGACTCGCGGATAATGAAAACGATCGCTACCTGAGGCTCAAGACCCTCATGGACTACCTCCAGGGGGGATAA
- the rsmA gene encoding 16S rRNA (adenine(1518)-N(6)/adenine(1519)-N(6))-dimethyltransferase RsmA: MRERLFYLISKYNFKPNRNLSQNFLMVPDIIERNIERAELSEKDTVLEIGPGLGVLTEVLAKRAGKVYAIERDLRLVQILRNEYNWSNVEIIEGDVLRVPLPEFNKVVSNLPYQISSPITFRLLEHDFERAVLVYQLEFAKRMVAEPGDKNYSRLSLMIQARAHAEIAERIGRGAFWPKPEVDSAVVVLTPKPRGERIELNKNLVRALFQHRGSTVLSALKKSHHMLGLNREEFKRMRKELGSLPHGEKRVFQLSPEEVKEIEGVLSGMSIIPPGGSP; the protein is encoded by the coding sequence ATGAGGGAGCGCCTTTTCTATTTAATCTCCAAATACAATTTCAAGCCCAACCGCAACCTCAGCCAGAACTTTTTGATGGTGCCCGACATAATCGAGAGGAACATTGAGAGAGCAGAGCTGAGTGAAAAAGACACCGTCCTCGAAATCGGTCCGGGTCTGGGTGTTCTTACAGAGGTCTTAGCTAAAAGGGCCGGAAAGGTTTATGCCATTGAGAGAGATTTAAGGCTTGTTCAAATTTTGAGAAACGAATACAACTGGTCAAACGTTGAGATAATCGAGGGTGACGTGCTCAGGGTTCCACTCCCTGAGTTCAACAAGGTTGTGTCGAACCTACCCTACCAGATATCCTCACCGATAACGTTTCGCCTTTTGGAGCACGATTTCGAACGGGCCGTCCTCGTTTATCAGCTCGAGTTCGCCAAGAGGATGGTGGCAGAGCCAGGTGATAAGAACTACTCACGCCTTTCCCTAATGATTCAAGCGAGGGCCCACGCTGAAATCGCGGAGCGCATCGGGAGGGGAGCATTCTGGCCGAAGCCGGAGGTTGACTCTGCGGTGGTCGTCTTGACACCAAAGCCGAGGGGAGAGCGGATAGAGTTGAACAAGAACCTTGTGAGAGCGCTCTTCCAGCACAGGGGGAGCACAGTACTTTCAGCTTTAAAGAAATCCCACCACATGCTCGGGCTTAACCGAGAGGAATTCAAACGGATGAGGAAAGAACTGGGGTCCCTGCCACATGGAGAAAAGAGGGTTTTTCAGCTCAGCCCGGAGGAGGTAAAGGAGATAGAGGGAGTTCTCTCCGGTATGAGCATTATCCCCCCTGGAGGTAGTCCATGA
- a CDS encoding DUF655 domain-containing protein, translated as MDRYRRHSYRESLDKKRRNVEYEEYAYVLDYLPEGYTDIPTGRRTGKSVAQVLGEKAFTLLEVAPKEDLMLYERIFIGKGQRDKILMINKKIGYDDLTATAKAELPYVVEEIIQNNEERFVQFFNMAPPITNRLHSLELLPGIGKKHMWEIIDERKREPFRSFDDLRERVKGLPDPVKMIAKRIVDEIIGKDRYRLFVGSRRLFRV; from the coding sequence ATGGATAGGTACCGGAGACACTCTTACAGGGAGAGCCTCGACAAGAAGAGGCGGAACGTTGAGTATGAGGAGTACGCTTACGTGCTTGACTACCTACCTGAGGGTTACACTGATATCCCAACTGGGAGACGAACCGGAAAGTCGGTTGCACAGGTTCTCGGTGAGAAAGCGTTTACCCTCCTTGAGGTCGCTCCGAAAGAAGACCTCATGTTATACGAGCGAATTTTCATTGGTAAGGGGCAGAGGGATAAAATCCTGATGATAAACAAGAAAATAGGATACGACGACCTGACAGCCACGGCCAAAGCTGAGCTTCCTTATGTCGTCGAGGAAATAATCCAGAACAACGAGGAGCGCTTCGTCCAGTTCTTCAACATGGCCCCACCGATAACCAACCGGCTCCACAGCCTCGAGTTGCTTCCGGGGATAGGGAAGAAGCACATGTGGGAGATAATAGACGAGCGCAAGAGGGAACCTTTTAGGAGCTTCGATGACCTTCGTGAGAGGGTAAAGGGACTTCCAGATCCTGTGAAGATGATAGCCAAGCGCATCGTTGATGAGATAATTGGTAAGGACCGCTACCGCCTCTTCGTTGGTTCAAGGAGGTTATTCCGCGTATGA
- a CDS encoding RNA polymerase Rpb4 family protein — protein MIGRKKVEEHYVTTAEVKVLLEKRKAEGMEENPEEPMFYEARVSLEHAERFAKLKPEQAVELKEKLVGLFDWLDEKMATKLIDLLPEDYFDVHVIFAKEAHQPSREEAEEILKLLDEYRPEE, from the coding sequence ATGATAGGCAGGAAGAAGGTCGAGGAGCACTACGTAACGACAGCGGAGGTAAAGGTGCTCCTCGAAAAGCGCAAGGCGGAGGGAATGGAGGAGAACCCGGAGGAGCCGATGTTCTACGAGGCAAGGGTTAGCCTCGAGCATGCCGAGCGCTTTGCAAAGCTCAAGCCTGAGCAGGCTGTGGAACTGAAGGAGAAGCTGGTCGGCTTATTTGACTGGCTCGACGAGAAGATGGCAACCAAACTCATTGACCTTCTCCCTGAGGACTACTTTGACGTCCACGTCATCTTCGCCAAGGAGGCTCACCAGCCCAGCAGGGAGGAGGCGGAAGAGATATTGAAGCTCCTCGACGAATACCGTCCTGAGGAGTGA
- a CDS encoding 50S ribosomal protein L21e yields the protein MVKKAHSFRRKTRGKLGKSPRRRGMPPLTRFLQEFEAGQRVHIVIEPSYHRGMPDPRFHGRTGTVVGKRGDAYVVQIKDGGKVKTFFIHPVHLRAQKG from the coding sequence ATGGTTAAGAAGGCACACAGCTTCAGGAGAAAGACACGCGGCAAGCTGGGCAAGAGTCCGAGGAGGAGAGGTATGCCCCCGCTCACAAGGTTCCTCCAGGAGTTTGAAGCAGGGCAGAGGGTTCACATCGTCATAGAGCCGAGCTACCACAGGGGAATGCCAGACCCGAGGTTCCACGGAAGGACAGGAACAGTCGTTGGCAAGCGCGGCGACGCCTATGTCGTTCAGATAAAGGACGGCGGCAAGGTCAAGACCTTCTTCATACACCCGGTCCACCTCAGGGCGCAGAAGGGATGA
- a CDS encoding tRNA pseudouridine(54/55) synthase Pus10 — protein sequence MIVEKAGEVLERHELCNHCLGRLFARLGKGTNEERGKAIRFVLNMERSAEGLPPINEPEKCEICENVFEGIPELVEMMKEVSEGVDFETFLVGSRFLEEVCEREEAIWREFGIDTGEPINREFNRELGKAFGLATGKDTSKKPDVVFIMEPYSGEIELQINPIYIYGRYRKLVRGIPQTPMPGFKDSVASIICRAFSKASGGKCVFKGSGREDVDVRMLGNGRPFIVEIKRPKKRKLNLNAIVEEINASGKVSALNPRFVSPKEVENVLTKNHRKEYLALVLVEDGVTPEEAGEVARKLKGIEIHQRTPWRVRTVRADKVRIKRVHKVEAKWIDEKHFELRLVTDGGLYIKELISGDKGRTRPSVSDLLGKPAWCERLDVLNILDH from the coding sequence ATGATAGTCGAGAAGGCTGGAGAGGTTCTTGAAAGACACGAACTCTGCAATCACTGCCTCGGCAGACTCTTCGCGAGGCTCGGAAAGGGCACCAACGAGGAGAGGGGAAAGGCAATAAGGTTCGTCCTCAACATGGAGCGCTCTGCGGAGGGGTTACCCCCCATTAACGAGCCGGAGAAGTGTGAGATTTGCGAAAACGTCTTTGAGGGGATTCCCGAACTAGTTGAGATGATGAAAGAAGTTTCCGAGGGAGTAGATTTCGAGACGTTTCTCGTCGGTTCGCGTTTTTTGGAAGAGGTCTGCGAGAGAGAAGAGGCAATCTGGAGGGAGTTTGGAATCGATACTGGAGAGCCGATTAACCGCGAGTTCAACCGCGAGCTCGGGAAGGCATTCGGTTTAGCCACTGGAAAGGACACCTCCAAGAAGCCTGATGTTGTCTTTATCATGGAACCTTATTCCGGTGAAATTGAGCTTCAAATCAATCCGATTTACATTTATGGCCGCTATAGGAAGCTCGTCAGAGGTATCCCCCAAACTCCTATGCCTGGCTTTAAGGACAGTGTTGCTTCCATAATCTGTCGGGCTTTTTCAAAGGCGAGCGGCGGGAAGTGCGTCTTCAAAGGCTCCGGAAGGGAGGACGTTGACGTTCGCATGCTCGGCAACGGCAGGCCCTTCATCGTCGAGATCAAGAGGCCCAAGAAGAGAAAGCTCAATCTAAACGCAATAGTGGAGGAGATAAACGCGAGCGGCAAGGTCAGTGCTCTCAACCCTCGCTTCGTCTCGCCGAAGGAGGTCGAGAATGTTCTAACGAAGAACCACCGTAAAGAATATCTCGCTTTAGTTCTCGTCGAGGACGGTGTAACACCGGAGGAAGCGGGGGAAGTAGCGAGGAAGTTGAAAGGTATTGAAATCCACCAGAGGACGCCGTGGCGCGTGAGGACGGTGAGGGCAGATAAGGTGAGGATCAAAAGGGTTCACAAGGTGGAGGCGAAATGGATTGACGAAAAGCACTTTGAGTTGCGCCTTGTCACCGACGGCGGCCTCTACATCAAGGAGCTGATTTCAGGTGACAAAGGTAGGACGAGACCGAGCGTGAGCGACTTGCTTGGGAAACCGGCGTGGTGCGAGAGGCTCGACGTTCTGAACATTCTTGACCATTAG
- a CDS encoding transcriptional regulator — protein MMTRRQRIIKLLEERDYSPSELALALGIRGRDTKRTILEDLKAIQKTLKREGKILLIKPAECRKCGFVFQPEIKIPSRCPHCKSEWIEEPRFKIEPK, from the coding sequence ATGATGACTCGAAGACAGCGCATAATAAAGCTTTTGGAGGAGCGAGACTACTCGCCGAGCGAGCTTGCACTGGCTCTCGGTATACGGGGCAGGGACACCAAGAGGACCATACTAGAGGACTTAAAAGCGATTCAGAAAACCCTCAAACGAGAGGGTAAGATTCTCCTAATAAAGCCCGCCGAGTGTAGGAAGTGCGGCTTCGTTTTCCAGCCCGAGATAAAGATCCCCTCCAGGTGCCCGCATTGCAAGTCAGAGTGGATAGAGGAGCCGAGGTTCAAGATAGAGCCTAAGTGA
- the gatD gene encoding Glu-tRNA(Gln) amidotransferase subunit GatD encodes MRKVERFMKEKSLEVGDYVRVIRKEDGRESVYEGIIMSPYELSSGETLTIKLDNGYNIGILVDAISKVEIIEKARPRGEVSFAEIFPKKPELPNVAILGTGGTIASRIDYKTGAVHAAFTAEELATAVPEIFEIANITPKLLFNIMSEDMKPEYWREIAHEVAKLLNDGEDGVVVTHGTDTLAYTASALSFMLRDLGKPVILVGSQRSSDRPSSDAAMNLICSVRMATSDFGEVAVVMHGETGDTYCLAHRGTKVRKMHTSRRDAFRSINDIPIAKIWPRGKIEFLRSDYKKRTDSEVHVDDRMEERVALVKVFPGIQPEVIDFFVDRGYRGLVLEGTGLGHTPNELIPVIERAREEGVTICMTSQCLYGRVNLNVYSTGRRLLKAGVIPCEDMLPETAYVKLMWVLGHTNDPEEVRGMMLTSYAGEITPYTRFDTYLR; translated from the coding sequence ATGCGAAAGGTTGAGCGGTTTATGAAGGAGAAGAGCCTTGAGGTGGGCGATTACGTCAGAGTTATCAGGAAAGAGGACGGACGTGAGAGCGTCTACGAGGGAATAATCATGAGCCCCTACGAGCTTTCCAGCGGTGAAACCCTCACGATAAAGCTGGACAACGGATACAACATCGGGATACTCGTTGATGCAATTTCCAAAGTTGAGATAATCGAAAAGGCTCGGCCAAGGGGGGAGGTAAGCTTCGCCGAGATTTTTCCGAAGAAGCCCGAACTCCCGAACGTGGCGATACTGGGAACCGGTGGAACCATCGCGAGCAGGATAGACTACAAAACGGGAGCGGTTCACGCGGCCTTCACCGCGGAGGAGCTTGCAACGGCCGTTCCTGAGATATTCGAGATAGCAAACATAACACCCAAGCTTCTCTTTAACATAATGAGTGAGGATATGAAGCCCGAATACTGGAGGGAGATAGCCCACGAGGTTGCCAAGCTTCTCAACGACGGCGAGGATGGTGTTGTGGTAACCCACGGAACGGATACGCTTGCCTACACCGCATCGGCCCTCAGCTTCATGCTCCGCGACCTTGGAAAGCCCGTCATCCTCGTCGGCTCGCAGAGAAGCTCCGACAGGCCCAGCAGCGACGCGGCCATGAATCTAATCTGCTCAGTCAGGATGGCCACCTCCGACTTCGGTGAGGTGGCGGTAGTGATGCACGGCGAGACGGGCGACACTTACTGTTTGGCTCACCGCGGGACCAAGGTAAGGAAGATGCACACTTCAAGGAGAGATGCCTTCAGAAGTATAAACGATATCCCAATAGCTAAGATATGGCCTAGGGGCAAGATAGAGTTCCTGCGCAGTGATTACAAGAAGAGGACTGATTCCGAGGTTCACGTCGACGACAGAATGGAGGAGAGGGTTGCCCTCGTTAAAGTATTCCCCGGAATCCAGCCGGAGGTTATTGACTTCTTCGTTGACAGAGGCTACAGGGGGCTGGTCCTCGAGGGAACCGGCCTCGGTCACACCCCCAACGAGCTGATTCCTGTCATTGAGCGCGCTAGGGAGGAAGGAGTAACCATCTGCATGACAAGCCAGTGCCTTTACGGCAGGGTGAACCTCAACGTCTACTCCACTGGGAGGAGGCTCCTCAAGGCGGGCGTTATTCCGTGCGAGGACATGCTTCCGGAGACGGCCTACGTAAAACTCATGTGGGTCCTTGGCCATACCAACGACCCGGAGGAAGTCCGCGGAATGATGCTCACGAGCTATGCCGGTGAGATAACGCCCTACACGAGGTTTGACACATACCTGAGGTGA